The nucleotide sequence AGAAATGGATAAGTCTTGGAAAAGAGTTCTTTGATAGTTAGGGGTTTCTAAAGTTAAATGTTCAATTCCTAAACGATTAGCTTCTATAGTATCAATGGTTGGCCTAGGAATGATTTCTCGTCTTTTTTCTGTGGGGGTTGGCTCTAGATACTCATGAAATGTGTATAAACGATCAACTCCGGCAGCAAAGCTAGTCAAATTCTGAAACTCACTCACAATAATATTAAGGGAGTAAAAAATCTTCAAAAATGCCCCTTGAGCTTCTCGTACTGCCCCCACTTCAAATTGTCCTGATAAAACCGAAGGAGCAACAATTACCGCCGGTAAAATGTAAGGGATAAATTCATAAATGTTTTGAAACATTCCTAAATATAAATTTGTCCAGATAATTAGGCGATTGTAATTATCAAAAACTCGTTTAAATAATTCCTTTAATTGGTTTATTTCTCGTTCTTCTCCTCCATAAAAAGCAATGGATTCAGCATTTTCTCGAATCCGAACTAATCCAAAACGGAAATCAGCTTCTTTTCTTAACTGTTCAAAATTTATTTTAATCAGTTTATTACCATATATTCCCGTAGTGATTAAAACCCCAAAAACCCCATAAATTAACAGGAAAAAAACTAAAGAGGGGGAAAACTTCCAAAGAACCACACTAAAAGCAATAACGGTAAAAACTGACTGAAGAATTAACAAACAATAGTTCAAAGAAGATAGAGTAAAACTTCTAATGTCTTCAGTAATTCGTTGATCTGGATTGTCAATTTCGCTGGTGAAATAATTAATCTTATAATAAGATTTGTTGCTAAAATATTCATTTAAAAAACGATGAGTTAACCACTGTCGCCAATAAAGACCTAGCTTGTCTTGGCAATAATAAAAGCCGGTAAATAAGGGAACATAAATAATTAAGACCCCCAGAAAAGTAAAGATACTATTCCAAAATCTCTTAAGATTTTTATCAGCTAAAGCCGAAAAAATTTCTCCCTGTTGAGTATTTATCGTGACATTTAATTGAGTATAAATAACTAATAAAACGATGAGAAGTGCGAGAAGACCAAGGGCCCGCCATTTTTCATTGCTCCACCAGTAGAGTTGTGCGATCGCCCAAAACCGCTTGAAAAATTTCAGATTTAATCGTTTCATTGTTTTGTTATACCATTTTGATCAATTAAAACAACAAATTGCTCTAGCAGTAAAGGGTAAGGGTAAATCTATCAGCTTTCCCTTTTTTGTTTCACTTTTTTCTCATGCTTACTATTGGTAGCATAGTTTGGTTATACTTGTAGCCTATTGGGGTTACCCATCCTCGACAAGCTCTATAATAGAAAGGTTGTCCTTATATAGTTAAAGGAGTAATTATGGCAGTTCCTAAGAAGAAAACCTCAAAAGCCAAACGAGATCAGCGCCGCGCCACCTGGAGACGGCAAGCGGCTTTACAAGCTCAAAGAGCCTTATCTCTGGGTAAATCAGTGCTAACAGGACGTTCTAATAGCTTTGTCTATCCACAGGATGAAGAAGAAGAAGACGATGAAGAATAAATAAAATATACGTTATAACTAATCTAGGTATTAGCCTAACCATAGCCAATACCTACCCACCTATCACCTAATCCCATTTTCCATCCTTCCACCAGTCGAAGGAGGGATTAACCCATCATTGTTATTATGTTGTTGTGTTCCACTAACGGCTCTCAAAACTATGTTAGGGAAATTCTTTAACAAACCAGACCCCGAATTAAGTGATCGCGTTCCCCCCGGTCAATACTTAACTAAAGGGTTTCCTGTCCTTACCTACGGTGAAACCCCTGTGATCGGCACCAGCGAATGGCAATTTAGCGTCTGGGGAATGGCTAAACCCAAAACTTTTACCTGGTCAGATTTTATGAATCTGCCGCAACATGAATTCACTCAAGACTTCCACTGTGTCACCCGTTGGTCAAAATTAGATGTCCAATGGACAGGAATTAAAGTCAGTGATTTTATGAAGCTGATCGAACTTGAACCCGGGGTAACTCATGTTATGCAACATTGTTATGGGGGTTACACGACTAATTTAGACCTTGATGAATTTTGGCGAGAGGATAACTTTTTCGCCTTTAAATTGTTTGGTGAACCTCTGCCGGCAGAACATGGAGGACCCATGCGGTTAGTAGTCCCTCATCTCTACGCTTGGAAAAGTGCCAAGTGGATCAATGGGTTAGAATTCCTGGCGGCTGAAGAACCGGGCTTTTGGGAACGAAACGGCTATCATAGACGCGGAGATCCTTGGACAGAGGAAAGATATGGAGGACTTTAACCGTTAAGCGTTATCAGTTTTCATCGGTGACTACTGACCCCTGATAATAGCTGTAACCTATGTCCTGACTGGCTTTTAAGGATGGAACAATCTGTTAGGGGTAGGTGTCTTTGCACTAAAAGATTCACAAAGGACAATCCCTGCGATGTCTGAGGTTAAATATAATGCTCCTATCACACTTTCGACGCTCATGGTCATAGGGGTAAGCGTCATTACCTTTACTTCTATTGGGTCAATTGCTTCGAGTCGAGCGCAAGCTTTATCTAGTCCCCAACCATTGGCTAAGACTTCTAATAATCTCATTTTACCAGCCGGCACGCAAATCCCCGTTAAATATGACCAATCCGAGAAAATTCTCTTAACAAAAGAAGATACAATGGCTCTAACTTTAAAGGTCGCTACTAATATCACTTATGCAGATGGGACAATTATTATCCCAAATGGCAGTGAAATTGTTGGCGAAATTAAACCTTCCGGCAAAGGGTCTCAGTTTTTTTCCCAAAAAATTTTCATTAAATCCCCAAATCAAACTCATTTACAAACCTCTTTAGATGCTATTTCTCAAATCATAACTAAAATAGAAACCCTGATTAAAGGAGTGGATACAGAACAAATTTTAAAAGGAGCCACTTTAGGAAATAAGGCAGAAAACTTAATAGCCTCTTTTAAAAATTATAACCGCCACCGAAGAAGAACCGTCAATTCATCGGAATTAGAAGCCTTAGCCGGCTGGTTTTTAAGTTCAGAAACTTTAGAATTAATTTCAATTAATCCTGAAAAAGATTTGAATTTAACTTTGCGTTCCGAGCTAGTTTTAAAATAGTTTTTTGAAACAATGTAGAGACTTGGCCGGGGCTAGTCTTTCTCCATTCAAAAACCAGATTAATCGTTGATAACCAAGGTGGGCAGTACCCACCTTTAAAATTATCTCTGTACAGGAATAAAAGAAGCACTAACACTATAATTAACAGGAACTATTTGAGCCGCAAGTCCTTGACTCATTAACTGTTGAACTCGTTTTTGTGCCTCTCCTTGTTCAGTAAATAATCCTGCGTAAATCGCTTCATTATTAGTCTGAAGATAGGCAAAAGGTTCTATCTGTCTTACCTGTGATAATAAAGATTCATCGTTGGAGATGGCTTTTTGTACCATCACCTCAACCCGATAAAATTCTACTAATTTATCACCAGCATTCGCAGGCGTTGAGTAATAGGGTTGAGGCGCTTGAAAATTATACTCTTGCTGTACAGATTGAGATGGCGGTGGGGTTGGAGTAGACTCAAAATAAGGAATTGTCGTTATCGTCTCGCCTTGTTCAGATGATGAAGTCTCATCTATGGGTGTCATGGATGGCGGAGGCGGCAGTTCACTTAGCAGCAAAGGCGAAGTTTGAGCAATGGACATAGCACAATAGGTAATATTCCAACCCGTCAAACCTGAAAAGATTAACAAAAATTGACTGAGTTGTCCAGAAAATTTCCCTGATAGAGAAAATAGGCGAATCTTAATCATGATTTTTATTCCTCACACCATCTACTTAAATGAGTTAGAAGTTGATACACAACAAGGGTGAGGAGTGAGTAGAAATTAGTGGTTAGTGGGTCTTTAACTACGCCTCAATTATACCGTTGATAATGTTAGCATTGATGAGACGAATAATTAATTATGACAAATTCATCTTTAAATCTATGAACCCAGTCGTCGTCGGCCTATCCGGTGGAGTTGACAGTTCTACCGCCGCCGCTACCCTACATCATCAAGGATATGAAGTCGTTGGTCTAACCCTTTGGTTAATGAAGGGGAAAGGACAATGCTGTAGTGAGGGGATGGTAGATGCCGCTTTTATTTGTGAACAGTTGGGAATTCCTCATCATATTGTCGATAGCCGCGACGTTTTTCAGGAAAATATCATAGATTATTTAGTATCGGGTTATGAAGCCGGTATTACCCCTTTACCCTGTTCTCAGTGCAATAGGGCGGTTAAATTCGGCCCCATGTTACGCTATGCGCGTCAAGAGTTAGGCATTGACTGTATTGCTACCGGTCATTATGCCCGAATTCGCTATGATGAAACGACTCAACGTTATCAATTATTACGCGCCGTTGATCGCAATAAAGATCAATCCTACTTTCTCTATGACCTAACTCAAGATTTATTGGCGGGTACAATTTTTCCATTAGGAAATCAAACCAAGGAAGAAACCCGACGTATTGCCAATGAGTTTGGACTGAAAACAGCCGATAAACCCGAAAGTCAAGATTTATGCTTAATTGAGGCTCATGGGTCAATGCAGGCGTTTTTAGACCAATATATCCATCAAAAAGAGGGCGATATCGTTGACCTCAAAGGGAAAGTCTTAGGAAAGCATAAGGGTATCCATCACTATACTATCGGTCAACGCAAAGGCATCGGAGTAGCTGCGGCTGAACCGCTCTATGTGGTTAAATTAGACCCAGTGATGAATCAGGTTATCGTGGGAAACCGCGCCGATGCCGGCAAACCCGAATGTAGCGTTAGCCGCATGAATTGGGTTTCTATTGCTGAACCTTCTAGTCCTATTCATACTGAAGTACAAGTGCGTTACCGGAGTTCTGCGGTTCCTGTGGATGTGATTCCTTTAGGCGATAATCGCGTTAAATTGGTGTTTGATGAACCTCAGTTTGGGATAACTCCCGGACAAGCGGCTGTGCTTTATGATGGAGAGGTGCTACTCGGCGGCGGCATTATTGAGAAATTTCCAGATTCTTAAGCGCTAAATTTATATGTGTAGGTTGGGTTGAGGCGGCGAAGGAAACGAAACCCAACATTATTTTTAACTTTTGTGCCTATGAAAACATTAATAAAATTAAAGATTGAACGTTTTTTTGAAAATGAAGCCGAGTATTTTGTCGCCACCAGTGATGATTTACAAGGGTTAGTGGCAGAGGGAAAAACGATACAAGAAGCGATAGAAATTGCTGAAGATGTAGCTAAAGGTTTGTTAGCTTTGGAAAAAGAACTCAATGATAGTTTGCAGTTACAAGCTGTCCCCTCTCAGTTTGAATATCCGCTAATTATGGAGGTGTAATGGGGCGGTTAGCAGGGTTTTCTTATCGAGAAGTGACTAAAAGGTTCAGTATTGAGGGGGTATGGGGCGATCGCTTAAAGTTTCTCAAGAATATATATCACGAGTTAAGTCATCTCTACAACGAAATGGTTATCCGTCTCAGCAAGCACTAGCTGATGATGCCGGCTTTTCTTTATCTACCGTTAAAAACTTTCTCAATGGTAAACCAATAGATCACCTGAATTTTATTGAACTGTGTGAAAAACTCGGGTTAGATTGGCAAGAAATCAGTAAAACTGAGCTTATCTCTGATGACATTTCTCTAGAAAATTCTCCTTTTATTACAGGAACTCCCATTACTCACCCTCGTTATTTTTTCGGCAGAGAAAAGGAAGTCAAGCGGCTTTTTAATCTTCTGAAACGTCATCCTCTACAAAATGCGGCTATTATTGGTAAGCGCCGCAGTGGGAAAACTTCTTTATTACACTATCTTAAAACGATTACAACTACTCCTGTTAACCTGTTACGCCCGGCTCAAAAATCGGATTGGTTGCGCTATCCTGAACATTATCAATGGGTGTTTGTGGATTTTCAAGATTCCCGCATGGCTAGTCAAGAATATTTATTACGTCATATTTTAGAGGGGTTAGAAATATCTTTATCTGGAGACTGTAATTTAGACCGATTTATGGACATAGTCAGTAGTAAATTAAATACTTTTTCGATTATTTTAATGGATGAAATAGGAACGGCTTTAGATAGATATTCCCAATTAGATGATGATTTCTGGAGTAGTTTACGCTCTTTAGGAACTAACCAAACTAGAGGTAAGTTAGCTTTTATTTTAGCGGCTCATGAGTCCCCTATTGAATTATCCAAAAATACTGGGCATGATTCGCCTTTTTTTAATATCTTTGGTTATACAACTGTTTTAGGAGCTTTGACGGAAACAGAAGCGTTAGAATTAATCAATAGTTCTCCTATTTCTTTTGCTCAAGAAGATATAGAATGGATTTTAGAACGGAGTCAATGTCATCCTTTTTTGTTACAGATTCTTTGTAGAGAAAAGCTATGGAGTTTGGAAGATGGGGAAATAGCGGAAGATTGGAAAGAGGAAGGTTTAAGGGAAATTAATCCATATTTATATTTATTATAGCACTCTAACCATGAAGGGTTGGGGACAACCGAACAAAGCCCGCCTGCGCGGGCTAAATACACAAATATTTAATTTTTGAAAAATGTATAAATTATGATTCAGGAATTGGTTGATTTAAAAGAAAGTATTTTAAGCGGGCGTTATCAAGATGCTTTGGCTATTGTCGATGAATTGGAAGGAATGGGCAAACAGGCAATTATTAGAAATATTGAATCATTTTTAGTTAGGCTGTTAATTCATTTAATTAAAAATTAAGTTGAGGAACGCTTAACTAATTCTTGGGTTGCTTCTATTGTTGATTCAATTAGTCAAATTAAAAAGCTCAATTTGAAGGATAATAAAACATCTTATTATATTTAACAATACAAAATATAGATTACCTAACCGTTTTATATTCTAGCCCGCGAAGGCGGGCTTCGCTCGTATAGCCGAACCCTTCAGGGTTACGGCGCTTTAGGGTTACTCAAAAAAACATAGATCCAAACCGCAACAGTCGCAACCAGCAACAACGGAGGAGATTGAATTAGTGACATATAAATCACTATAATCTCCAATAAGGTTTTGATGTTATCTAAATCTTTCATAAATGCCCTTTGAACTCGACAATTTAACTATCCCCTAGGGAAAGTTGAGAACCGAGGCGAGAAAAAAAGAAAAATAGCTGACTTTAGGTTGACTAGAGGGTGAGATATAGTTGAGTTATAGAGTAGGCAACTACAAACGAATAAATTTTAATTTGCCTATGCCCTCATTACCTCCCAACCTGTACAACCATTCTCCCGAATTACACCCTAATCTGTTTATCGGTAGTTTACAACTTCTTTACTGGTTAATATGCCGCCCTAGCGCTTGGAATAATTACATCGAACGCCTCAAAACTGGAGGTTCTGTCTGGAAAAATAGGGCATTCTGGCGGGCACTCCTTCAGGGATATATAATTTTACCCTTGTTCGAATATCTCTTAATTATTTTAGGATTCTGGGTAAGAGGCGAGTTAACACAAGAAGTTGCTTTTCTTGTGGCGGGAGGCGTGGCGTTTGGCGTGGCGGGTGGCGTGGCGGGTGGCGTGTACTTTGGCCTGTCCTTTGGCGTGGCGGGTGGCGTGGCGGGTGGCGTGTACTTTGGCCTGTCCTTTGGCGTGGCGGGTGGCGTGTCCTTTGGCGTGGCGGGTGGCGTGGCGGGTGGCGTGTACTTTGGCCTGTCCTTTGGCGTGGCGCTAGGCGTGGCGCTAGGCGTGGTGGCAGGCGTGGGGGTAGGCGTGGAGAAAGGCGTGGAGAAAGGCGTGGAGACAGGCGTGGGGGTAGGGGTGATCTTTGGCGTGATCTTTGGCGTGATCTTTGGCGTGGCGGGAGGCGTGATCTTTGGCGTGGCGGTAGGCGTGATCTTTGGCGTGGCGTTTGGCGTGGCGGTAGGCGTGGAGAAAGGCGTGGAGACAGGCGTGGAGACAGGCGTGGGGGTAGGCGTGGTGGCAGGCGTGGCCGTAGGGGTGGCGTTTGGCGTGGCAGGAGGAGTGGTTTCTTGTATCAGCATTATTCTTTACTTCTACCGCTCTTTTTTTGCCTTTCCTCTACTCTTTCTCTGGGACAATTTTATCTATCGTCTCGATCAAATACTTTTCTCAAAAAAACCTAGGCTTCTCCGTTATAACGCCGCTTTTTGGGATGAATATCAATTCTTACCCCTACTGGGCCTAGATAAACATCTTCTCTTAATCCTAGAACGCAACCCCATCGAAGGACAAGCCGCCCTCAACTACCTACTAGATACCCGTCAAAAATGGGCGGCACAAGCCGCACTACTAGAATTAGAATGGCGTAAACTAGAACGCTGTCAAGACATTATTACCTTATCCCAAGTCCATCAAATTCTAGCAGAAAGTAGCGAGGAAGATTCTCTAAACAAACTTTTTAACTCTTTCAAAACCATTAGCGAAGACGTTAACTCTGCCCTCAACCAAAAAAGCATCTTTAACCAGCGTACAAACCTAGAAAATATCTCTAAGCACCTAGAACAAACTATCTCAGGAATAAATCTCAGTAATAATAAATATGCCCCTCGTTTATCTACTATTGCCCGCCATTGGCAACAAATCATCACCGATAAAATAGAAGAACTCAGAGAATTAGTTGAATATCATCAAGAAATCGATAACCCTTACATCTTTGGTGTACCCCTCAATGAACAAATTCAAATCTTTATGGGGCGTACCAGCATCGGATTAAAAATCGAAAAATTAATCATTGATCGCCGCCGCCCTCCCATCTTACTCTATGGACAGCGCCGCATGGGCAAAACTTCCCTCCTCAACAACTTAGGAAAACTCCTACCTAACTCTATTATTCCCCTATTTGTTGACTTACAAGGGCCAGTATCTAGTTCTAAAGATCATATAGGACTACTCTACAATATCGCTAGACAGATGCAAGAATCAGCCAAGCGGCAAAACTACTTAAAACTACCCCCAATAAGCAGAGAAATTTTAGCCGATGATCCCTTTACTCGTTTTGATGAATGGTTAGATGGAGTCGAAGAAATTTTAGGAGAAAAAGTCGCCTTATTATCCCTCGATGAATTTGAAACTTTAGATACAGCAATTACTAAAGGAAGATTTGATGAAGAAGATGTCTTAGGGTATCTGCGCTATCTGATCCAACATCGCCCTAAATTTAAAATCATGATCGCAGGGAGTCACACTCTAGAAGAATTTCAACGGTGGGCGAGTTATTTAATCAATGTACAGGTGTGTCACGTCAGTTATTTACAAGAAGAAGAAGCGAGAAAATTAATTGAAAATCCCATCCCAGAATTTACCCTACGCTACGAACCCGAAGCCGCAGAAAGAATATTAAAAATTACCCGATGTCATCCCTGTTTAGTACAATTATTATGTTCAGAAATCGTCAACTATAAAAACGAACAACCTACCGAAGTCCGACGACTAGCCACCCTAAAAGATATAGAAGCCGCTATCCCAGAAGCACTACAGACGGGAAGTTTCTTTTTTGCTGATATTGAAACGAATCAAATTGATGAAATAGGTTTAAAAGTATTACGATTTATCGCCCAAAAAGGAGAAGGAAAAATAACAGATTATCAAACTTTAAAACAACACTTTGAGCCAGATTTAGAAGCGGCTTTAGAATTGCTATTAAGGCGGGAATTAATTGAGCCGCTAGACAATGGCTACTGTTTCCAAGTGGAATTAATTCGTCGTTGGTTTATTGAATAAGCGGCTCTCTCCTCATCTAGTCTAAACTTTGATTAATTTGATTATGTGAGCAACTATGAGCAGTTTTATCGATAATTTTCTCAAAATCCAGCACTCTTATAGTATTCATTTAATCATCTTAATCATAGTTATAATTTAGCCCGCGTAGGCGGGCTTTGTTCGGTTGGCCCTCATCCTTCAGGGTAAAGGCAAAATCTTAAATTTATAAAGCTTGGGCCCTCAACCAAGCAACCGGTAAAAAAAGCATTTTTTGAGCCGTTGGGACATAAGCCCGTTTAGTAAAGACATCATAGTCATTCATTTCTATCACATCTAAAATACCCTGATAGAGCATCAATGCCGACCAAACAGGCCAACGAGAATCAGGACTAAGGGCACGAATGCCGCGTTCTGCTTCATCGTAATATTTCCTTGCTCTAGAAATTTGAAAACGCATCAAAGCACGCCAACGATCATCAATTACCCCGTTAAACAAATCTTCTTCAGAGTAATCAAATAATTTTAAATCTTCTAGCGGCAAGTAAATGCGGCCTCGTCCGGCATCTTCTCCCACATCCCGAAGAATATTCGTTAACTGGTTAGCAATTCCCAGAGCGATCGCTTCTTCAGTAGGAATATAAAGCGGCTGATCCTTTTCCCAGGGGGCTGTTCGATATCTTTCATCTACCCCTAGTACCGCACTCGACATCAACCCCACTGTCCCCGCTACTCGATAACAGTACAGGTTCAATTCTTCAAAGGTTTCATAGCGACTGCGGTAGAGATCCATTCGCTGTCCGGCGATCATATCTCGAAAGGGGGCAATATCCATCGGAAAGCGTTTTAACGTATCTACCAAAGCCACATCCGCATCATCTAGGGGATGACCAGCAAAGACACTTTCGAGATGGTCTTCCCAGCGATCTAGGGTTTCTGGCGTGGTTAATTTGGCATTGGGGCCATCCACCAGTTCGTCTGTACGACGACACCACACATAGATCGCCCAGATAGCTTGACGTTTTTCTGGCGGCATCAATAAAGTGCCTAAATAAAACGTTTTAGAGTATTTCTCTGTAATCTGGCGACAGAGTTCATAAGCCTCTTCAATCGAGGCTAGAGGTTGGGTTGGTTGAGTCGGTCTAGGCAGTTGCAGCATTCAGCAGAGGCAGAATGATGGTCTATTATAGGGATATTGAGCCGTAAGCCAATTAAAATTCTCTCATTCATTGGGTCTTTAGTCATTAGTAACTCAGCAAAAACTTTGCAAAACTTGAGAAATTAAATTCCCAAGAAGACTAATGACTATGGACACCATTTAGACAAGGGTTGCTTCTCCAGCAATTGAAGAAGTGGATGTCTTAGGAGAATAGTCTTGGGCGATCACACTAGCGGCTTGTTTGCCAGAAAGCACGGCTCCTTCCATACTTCCCAGATAACGCTGCATTGTGTAATCTCCAGCAAGATAGAAATTGGCAATAGGAGTTTTTTGGTCGGGGCGACAAGCTTGTCGTCCGGGAGTGGCTTTATACACTGAACGCGGGGTTTTCACCACGTGATACTTGAGCAATTTAGCCGGATTATCTCCCGTAAAATGTTGGGGAAAGAGTTTTTCTAACTCCGCCATTGTCGCTGCAATAATTTCGGGATCTGACTTTGTGATCCAATCTTTAGCGGGGGCCAAGACTAGCTCCAGCATCGAGCGATCGGGGTTAGCATATTCCTTACAAGTGTTGCTCATATCAGCATACACACTCAGTAAGGGAGAACGGGAAAACAGTAAATGATCTATCTCGGTTAGCTTACGATCAAACCAAAGATGAAGATTAATGACTGGTACCCCTTCTAACCCCTCTAACTTTTTAAAAAAGTCCATTTCCCGCCAAGGTTTCGGTAACATCACCTTCAAGGGATCTACCGGCATAGCAGAAACATATAAATCGGCTGTTAAAATTTCATCGGCGGCCCCATCAACTCCTCGAATAATGAAACTCTGGACCGTTCCATCATGATTGAGTAAAATTTCTTTTAGGGGAGCATTTAAGCGAACTTCGCCGCCTTTAGAAGTAATGTAGTCTACTAAAGGTTCACATAAACGTTCTGTCGGCGAACCATCCAGAAACGCCATTTTTGAGCCATTTTTTTCTTGTAAAAAACGGTTGAGGGCAGTTAGCAGGATCGTGGCAGAAATTTCATCAGGGTTAATGAAGTTTAACGCTTTTGACATGGCGATAAACACT is from Gloeothece verrucosa PCC 7822 and encodes:
- a CDS encoding sulfite oxidase-like oxidoreductase, whose protein sequence is MLGKFFNKPDPELSDRVPPGQYLTKGFPVLTYGETPVIGTSEWQFSVWGMAKPKTFTWSDFMNLPQHEFTQDFHCVTRWSKLDVQWTGIKVSDFMKLIELEPGVTHVMQHCYGGYTTNLDLDEFWREDNFFAFKLFGEPLPAEHGGPMRLVVPHLYAWKSAKWINGLEFLAAEEPGFWERNGYHRRGDPWTEERYGGL
- the crtB gene encoding 15-cis-phytoene synthase CrtB; the encoded protein is MLQLPRPTQPTQPLASIEEAYELCRQITEKYSKTFYLGTLLMPPEKRQAIWAIYVWCRRTDELVDGPNAKLTTPETLDRWEDHLESVFAGHPLDDADVALVDTLKRFPMDIAPFRDMIAGQRMDLYRSRYETFEELNLYCYRVAGTVGLMSSAVLGVDERYRTAPWEKDQPLYIPTEEAIALGIANQLTNILRDVGEDAGRGRIYLPLEDLKLFDYSEEDLFNGVIDDRWRALMRFQISRARKYYDEAERGIRALSPDSRWPVWSALMLYQGILDVIEMNDYDVFTKRAYVPTAQKMLFLPVAWLRAQAL
- a CDS encoding AAA family ATPase; translation: MPSLPPNLYNHSPELHPNLFIGSLQLLYWLICRPSAWNNYIERLKTGGSVWKNRAFWRALLQGYIILPLFEYLLIILGFWVRGELTQEVAFLVAGGVAFGVAGGVAGGVYFGLSFGVAGGVAGGVYFGLSFGVAGGVSFGVAGGVAGGVYFGLSFGVALGVALGVVAGVGVGVEKGVEKGVETGVGVGVIFGVIFGVIFGVAGGVIFGVAVGVIFGVAFGVAVGVEKGVETGVETGVGVGVVAGVAVGVAFGVAGGVVSCISIILYFYRSFFAFPLLFLWDNFIYRLDQILFSKKPRLLRYNAAFWDEYQFLPLLGLDKHLLLILERNPIEGQAALNYLLDTRQKWAAQAALLELEWRKLERCQDIITLSQVHQILAESSEEDSLNKLFNSFKTISEDVNSALNQKSIFNQRTNLENISKHLEQTISGINLSNNKYAPRLSTIARHWQQIITDKIEELRELVEYHQEIDNPYIFGVPLNEQIQIFMGRTSIGLKIEKLIIDRRRPPILLYGQRRMGKTSLLNNLGKLLPNSIIPLFVDLQGPVSSSKDHIGLLYNIARQMQESAKRQNYLKLPPISREILADDPFTRFDEWLDGVEEILGEKVALLSLDEFETLDTAITKGRFDEEDVLGYLRYLIQHRPKFKIMIAGSHTLEEFQRWASYLINVQVCHVSYLQEEEARKLIENPIPEFTLRYEPEAAERILKITRCHPCLVQLLCSEIVNYKNEQPTEVRRLATLKDIEAAIPEALQTGSFFFADIETNQIDEIGLKVLRFIAQKGEGKITDYQTLKQHFEPDLEAALELLLRRELIEPLDNGYCFQVELIRRWFIE
- a CDS encoding type II toxin-antitoxin system HicB family antitoxin, giving the protein MKTLIKLKIERFFENEAEYFVATSDDLQGLVAEGKTIQEAIEIAEDVAKGLLALEKELNDSLQLQAVPSQFEYPLIMEV
- the pds gene encoding 15-cis-phytoene desaturase, with amino-acid sequence MRVVIAGAGLAGLSCAKYLVDAGFTPIVLERRDVLGGKIAAWKDEDGDWYETGLHIFFGAYPNMLQLFKELGIEERLQWKEHSMIFNQPEKPGTYSRFDFPDIPAPINGVMAILRNNDMLTWPEKILFGIGLIPAMIKGQSYVEEMDRYSFSEWLQKHNIPKRVEKEVFIAMSKALNFINPDEISATILLTALNRFLQEKNGSKMAFLDGSPTERLCEPLVDYITSKGGEVRLNAPLKEILLNHDGTVQSFIIRGVDGAADEILTADLYVSAMPVDPLKVMLPKPWREMDFFKKLEGLEGVPVINLHLWFDRKLTEIDHLLFSRSPLLSVYADMSNTCKEYANPDRSMLELVLAPAKDWITKSDPEIIAATMAELEKLFPQHFTGDNPAKLLKYHVVKTPRSVYKATPGRQACRPDQKTPIANFYLAGDYTMQRYLGSMEGAVLSGKQAASVIAQDYSPKTSTSSIAGEATLV
- the mnmA gene encoding tRNA 2-thiouridine(34) synthase MnmA; amino-acid sequence: MNPVVVGLSGGVDSSTAAATLHHQGYEVVGLTLWLMKGKGQCCSEGMVDAAFICEQLGIPHHIVDSRDVFQENIIDYLVSGYEAGITPLPCSQCNRAVKFGPMLRYARQELGIDCIATGHYARIRYDETTQRYQLLRAVDRNKDQSYFLYDLTQDLLAGTIFPLGNQTKEETRRIANEFGLKTADKPESQDLCLIEAHGSMQAFLDQYIHQKEGDIVDLKGKVLGKHKGIHHYTIGQRKGIGVAAAEPLYVVKLDPVMNQVIVGNRADAGKPECSVSRMNWVSIAEPSSPIHTEVQVRYRSSAVPVDVIPLGDNRVKLVFDEPQFGITPGQAAVLYDGEVLLGGGIIEKFPDS
- the rpmF gene encoding 50S ribosomal protein L32 translates to MAVPKKKTSKAKRDQRRATWRRQAALQAQRALSLGKSVLTGRSNSFVYPQDEEEEDDEE
- a CDS encoding ABC transporter ATP-binding protein/permease: MKRLNLKFFKRFWAIAQLYWWSNEKWRALGLLALLIVLLVIYTQLNVTINTQQGEIFSALADKNLKRFWNSIFTFLGVLIIYVPLFTGFYYCQDKLGLYWRQWLTHRFLNEYFSNKSYYKINYFTSEIDNPDQRITEDIRSFTLSSLNYCLLILQSVFTVIAFSVVLWKFSPSLVFFLLIYGVFGVLITTGIYGNKLIKINFEQLRKEADFRFGLVRIRENAESIAFYGGEEREINQLKELFKRVFDNYNRLIIWTNLYLGMFQNIYEFIPYILPAVIVAPSVLSGQFEVGAVREAQGAFLKIFYSLNIIVSEFQNLTSFAAGVDRLYTFHEYLEPTPTEKRREIIPRPTIDTIEANRLGIEHLTLETPNYQRTLFQDLSISLQPGQGLLVMGASGCGKSSLLRAIAGLWKSGTGAIYRPKLEEIFFLPQRPYMILGTLREQLLYPNIDLDISNQKLEEILQMVKLGDLAERFGGFELEKDWSVLLSLGEQQRVAFARLLISRPKYAILDEATSALDIGNEKNLYEHLLETETTFISVGHRPSLSQYHQLILEFLEGERWELRPSNPGTQII
- a CDS encoding AAA family ATPase — encoded protein: MGRSLKVSQEYISRVKSSLQRNGYPSQQALADDAGFSLSTVKNFLNGKPIDHLNFIELCEKLGLDWQEISKTELISDDISLENSPFITGTPITHPRYFFGREKEVKRLFNLLKRHPLQNAAIIGKRRSGKTSLLHYLKTITTTPVNLLRPAQKSDWLRYPEHYQWVFVDFQDSRMASQEYLLRHILEGLEISLSGDCNLDRFMDIVSSKLNTFSIILMDEIGTALDRYSQLDDDFWSSLRSLGTNQTRGKLAFILAAHESPIELSKNTGHDSPFFNIFGYTTVLGALTETEALELINSSPISFAQEDIEWILERSQCHPFLLQILCREKLWSLEDGEIAEDWKEEGLREINPYLYLL